One region of Eupeodes corollae chromosome 1, idEupCoro1.1, whole genome shotgun sequence genomic DNA includes:
- the LOC129941755 gene encoding uncharacterized protein LOC129941755, translated as MTSTELKIGLTNSARPSSRVLKPPGGGHTNIFGDVDTQVNAPRPKYNQQNSSNMNACMNSEDPNKVVEKIREELTNKSAEVENTSSQPKKSPTSDVSPSTNDSQQSKGRIPPGGFSSGGFW; from the coding sequence ATGACTTCAACTGAGCTCAAAATCGGTCTCACCAACAGTGCCCGTCCATCAAGCCGTGTCCTCAAGCCACCAGGCGGTGGTCACACCAATATTTTCGGAGACGTCGATACCCAAGTCAATGCACCACGTCCCAAATACAACCAACAGAATTCTTCCAACATGAATGCGTGCATGAACTCGGAAGACCCAAACAAAGTTGTTGAAAAAATTCGCGAGGAATTGACCAATAAATCGGCAGAAGTTGAAAATACATCTTCACAGCCCAAGAAGTCTCCAACATCGGATGTCTCGCCGTCTACCAACGACAGTCAGCAATCGAAGGGAAGAATTCCACCAGGTGGCTTCTCATCAGGCGGATTCTGGTAA
- the LOC129940107 gene encoding DNA-directed RNA polymerase II subunit GRINL1A, giving the protein MIARPTLNRIPGKAPALKSDHYIQDLTKLDRMQLVEIKAREEKLISRIPNLNILPDKGQRIKDFLQKVCKELERRSDINDAAEKFSEMNITAKGEEKLINMEWNGNLNGDPILDVIDSDDEAELDPLRIIAQRTMHEKKVVNIPPEESLITPEDIEEINSFTNEKLDSVVDAKIVNIDVNEKLEKLKPLLSQNRENKLHSQDLQKDAHLEYLVEKGVDRPAIKEKFKPYQTTISNVHDPEKEKLRKKGKNWENTAATPPLIQHGATKMLSLTDSVEIQKAYLEKLKALQEKQAAERLAAKIQRAANNKIEIPSEAVRKDNPIFNTYRDPKVQQINIEGVQKIDENDEVEDLDDEKSGGVVYTVFE; this is encoded by the exons ATGATTGCCCGACCAACTTTAAACAGAATACCCGGAAAAGCGCCCGCTTTAAAATCTGATCATTACATTCAAGATCTCACAAAACTTGATCGAATGCAACTTGTGGAAATAAAAGCCCGCGAAGAGAAGTTAATTTCTAGAat ACCTAATTTAAACATACTTCCCGATAAAGGACAAcgtataaaagattttttacaaaaagtttgcAAGGAACTAGAAAGGCGGTCCGACATAAACGATGCAGCAGAAAAGTTCTCCGAAATGAACATCACAGCCAAAGGTGAGGAAAAACTCATCAACATGGAATGGAATGGCAATCTTAATGGTGATCCAATTCTGGACGTGATTGATAGTGACGATGAAGCTGAATTGGATCCATTGAGAATTATAGCTCAACGTACAATGCACGAAAAGAAAGTCGTAAATATTCCACCCGAAGAGTCTTTAATCACACCAGAAGATATTGAAGAAATCAATTCTTTTACGAATGAAAAACTAGATTCGGTAGTCGATGCAAAAATAGTGAACATAGATGtcaatgaaaaacttgaaaagttAAAACCTCTTTTAAGCCAAAATCGTGAGAACAAATTACATTCACAAGACCTGCAGAAAGATGCACATTTAGAGTATTTGGTGGAAAAAGGAGTTGATCGTCCAGCAatcaaagaaaagtttaaacCATACCAAACTACAATTTCGAATGTTCATGATCCAGAAAAGGAAAAGCttcgaaaaaaaggtaaaaactgGGAAAACACCGCTGCAACACCTCCTTTGATCCAACATGGTGCTACTAAGATGTTGTCGTTAACTGATTCAGTCGAAATACAGAAGGCATATTTGGAAAAGCTAAAG GCACTCCAAGAGAAACAAGCTGCCGAACGATTAGCAGCAAAAATACAACGAGCagcaaacaataaaattgaaataccgAGTGAAGCTGTCCGTAAAGATAATCCAATATTTAATACCTACAGAGATCCAAAGgttcaacaaataaatattgaaggcgtgcaaaaaattgatgaaaatgatGAAGTGGAAGATCTAGATGATGAAAAATCAGGAGGAGTTGTGTACACCGTTTTTGAATAA
- the LOC129939120 gene encoding probable glutamine--tRNA ligase, which produces MAADSEVLLAQFQALGMSEQKAKETLKNANVTRNLQLALKECEITTLGEGVGMLLYHMASKIKPQIIAELPLLSKYIVSKKLDSIMRIDAALEYLLKVGHKKDAVNIEEFEKECGVGVVVTPEEIDRAVEEQIRLHKEALLEQRYHFNVGKVMQEVRNQLKWADGKAVKSEIEVQIFDLLGPKTEADLKPLPKPDKKKEKAKSVAANPANQAAVKKETADIDSDGANTIAELMKTKVHFHAPGENYKTDGYVVTDKTEAILKEHLRQTGGKVRTRFPPEPNGILHIGHAKAININFGYAASQNGICFLRYDDTNPEKEEEKFFVGIKDMVEWLGYKPYKITHSSDNFQQLYEWAIVLIKKGLAYVCHQKADEMKGFNPKPSEWRDRPINESLQLFQDMKNGKIDEGAATLRLKVTLEEGKVDPVAYRIKFIPHHRTGNQWCIYPTYDYTHCLCDSLENITHSLCTKEFQSRRSSYYWLCNALDIYCPVQWEYGRLNMNYALVSKRKIGKLITEGIVNDWDDPRLFTLSALRRRGFPAEAINNFCAQMGVTGAQISVDPSMLEAAVRDVLNVTAPRRLVVQEPLKVTLSNFPHKSAIEVEVPNFPSNPEKGSHRIVLDRVVYIERSDFKLTPEKGYRRLSPEQSVGLRHAGLVISVSEVKKDSDGKVIELICKCEESEKAEKPKAFVQWVSQPIEIEVRLYELLFNHKNPEDPNEVPGGFLSDCKTDTVTTLRSYVDRVMTGVKVYDKFQFERIGFFSVDPDTTDDLIVFNRTVGLKEDAGKK; this is translated from the exons ATGGCTGCCGATTCCGAAGTACTGCTGGCACAGTTCCAAGCTCTTGGGATGAGCGAACAAAAGGCCAAAGAAACCCTTAAAAACGCCAACGTTACACGAAATTTACAATTGGCCCTTAAGGAATGTGAAATTACAACTCTAGGCGAGGGAGTTGGAATGCTCCTCTATCACATGGCCTCAAAAATAAAACCGCAAATCATCGCAGAACTGCCACTACTCAGTAAGTATATAGTCTCAAAGAAACTCGACTCGATTATGCGAATCGATGCCGCTCTCGAGTACCTTCTCAAAGTTGGTCACAAAAAGGATGCTGTGAATATTGAAGAGTTCGAGAAGGAATGTGGAGTTGGTGTTGTAGTCACACCGGAAGAGATTGATCGGGCTGTAGAGGAACAAATACGTCTGCACAAAGAAGCTCTTCTGGAACAGCGTTATCATTTCAATGTTGGCAAGGTCATGCAGGAAGTGCGCAACCAACTGAAGTGGGCAGACGGCAAAGCTGTGAAATCTGAAATCGAAGTTCAAATTTTTGACCTTCTTGGCCCAAAAACTGAGGCAGATCTTAAACCTCTTCCGAAACCCGATAAGAAGAAAGAAAAGGCTAAATCTGTGGCTGCCAATCCAGCAAATCAAGCTGCAGTCAAAAAAGAAACAGCCGACATTGATTCGGATGGTGCAAACACTATTGCCGAACTTATGAAAACCAAAGTGCACTTCCATGCTCCTGGAGAGAACTATAAAACTGATGGTTATGTAGTAACGGACAAAACTGAAGCAATTCTTAAGGAACATCTACGCCAGACCGGGGGAAAGGTAAGAACCCGATTCCCTCCAGAACCAAATGGAATCCTCCACATTGGCCACGCCAAGGCAATCAACATAAACTTTGGATACGCAGCATCCCAGAACGGCATTTGTTTCCTACGCTACGACGATACCAATCCCGAAAAAGAGGAAGAGAAATTCTTTGTCGGAATCAAGGATATGGTCGAGTGGCTTGGATACAAACCATACAAAATTACTCATTCTTCGGATAACTTCCAGCAGCTGTACGAGTGGGCTATAGTTTTGATCAAGAAGGGTCTTGCCTATGTTTGCCACCAAAAAGCGGATGAAATGAAAGGTTTTAACCCGAAGCCATCAGAGTGGCGTGATCGGCCTATTAACGAGAGCTTACAGCTATTCCAGGACATGAAGAATGGTAAAATAGATGAAGGAGCCGCAACACTACGACTAAAAGTTACTTTGGAGGAGGGCAAAGTTGATCCAGTAGCCTACAGGATTAAATTCATACCACATCATCGCACGGGCAATCAATG GTGCATCTATCCAACCTACGATTACACTCATTGTCTGTGTGATTCGCTGGAGAACATCACTCACTCCCTTTGCACCAAGGAGTTCCAATCGCGTCGTTCATCCTACTATTGGCTATGCAACGCCCTGGATATCTATTGTCCGGTTCAATGGGAATATGGCCGACTCAACATGAATTACGCTTTGGTTTCGAAGCGAAAAATTGGCAAGCTTATCACGGAAGGCATTGTCAATGACTGGGACGATCCAAGACTTTTCACGTTGTCCGCTTTGCGTAGACGAGGATTCCCCGCTGAGGCTATCAATAACTTCTGTGCCCAAATGGGTGTGACAGGAGCACAGATTTCAGTGGATCCGTCTATGCTGGAGGCAGCTGTTAGAGATGTTCTAAACGTCACAGCCCCCAGACGATTGGTTGTACAGGAGCCGCTCAAAGTAACACTCTCCAATTTTCCCCACAAATCAGCCATAGAGGTTGAAGTGCCGAACTTCCCTTCGAATCCTGAAAAAGGATCTCATCGCATTGTCCTCGATCGTGTCGTTTACATAGAACGAAGCGATTTCAAATTGACTCCGGAAAAAGGCTATCGACGTCTATCACCAGAGCAATCAGTGGGTTTGAGACACGCTGGACTCGTGATCTCAGTAAGCGAGGTAAAGAAAGATTCAGATGGCAAAGTTATTGAGTTGATTTGCAAATGTGAAGAATCCGAGAAGGCGGAAAAACCCAAAGCATTCGTCCAATGGGTTTCCCAACCAATCGAGATAGAAGTGAGGCTATATGAATTACTCTTCAACCACAAGAACCCAGAGGACCCTAATGAAGTTCCTGGAGGTTTCCTAAGTGACTGTAAAACGGACACTGTTACTACCCTGCGGTCGTATGTTGATCGTGTTATGACTGGTGTGAAAGTGTATGATAAGTTCCAGTTCGAACGAATTGGTTTCTTCTCTGTTGATCCAGACACCACTGACGACTTGATTGTGTTCAATCGAACTGTTGGTCTCAAAGAAGATGCTggcaagaaatga
- the LOC129939121 gene encoding peptidyl-prolyl cis-trans isomerase NIMA-interacting 4, whose protein sequence is MPPKKDTKGKDNKGGGKKPAAGGDSEKGKEKKGGNAVKVRHILCEKQGKIMEAMEKLKAGQKFPEVATAYSEDKARQGGDLGWQIRGAMVGPFQDAAFALPISTVNNPVYTDPPIKTKFGYHIIMVEGKK, encoded by the exons atGCCTCCgaaaaaggacacaaaaggaAAAGATAATAAAGGCGGTGGCAAGAAACCTGCAGCTGGCGGAGATTCCGAAAAAG GCAAGGAAAAGAAAGGAGGTAATGCTGTGAAAGTACGTCACATCCTTTGCGAGAAACAAGGCAAGATCATGGAAGCCATGGAGAAACTGAAAGCCGGACAGAAATTTCCCGAAGTTGCGACTGCATACAGTGAAGACAAAGCCCGACAAGGCGGCGATTTAGGATGGCAAATACGTGGTGCCATGGTTGGACCATTTCAAGATGCCGCATTTGCACTGCCAATCTCAACTGTAAACAATCCAGTCTATACTGATCCTCCAATTAAGACTAAATTCGGTTACCACATAATCATGGTCGagggaaaaaaataa
- the LOC129940108 gene encoding sugar transporter SWEET1-like, which produces MLNTLGDLLGPYSETIGAVAGIVTCLQAFSGGFLINDIRKRGFADGFSAAPFLGGMVISILGYKLASIVNDTAMIRTNLIGLAINAIYMLCFYVYTSAETRPSIRKQIVWASVFSATCIAYASLEDPTQLEFRFGTLLTTLLACLVGSPMLGVGEIIRKKSAANLPFPIILCGTMVAALWLTYGISLKNQILIYQNAFLLLLSAPQLFLCFIYPGPPNNDETDSEKLLKKRK; this is translated from the exons atgttaaacacACTCGGCGACTTGCTTGGTCCATATAGCGAAACTATTGGCGCAGTTGCTGGTATAGTAACCTGCTTACAAGCATTTTCTGGTGGATTTCTAATCAACGATATAAGGAAAAGAGGCTTCGCAGATGGATTCTCAGCAGCTCCCTTTTTGGGGGGTATGGTCAT ttctattCTTGGATACAAACTTGCATCAATTGTTAACGACACTGCAATGATCCGAACTAACCTCATCGGTCTTGCCATCAATGCAATTTACATGCTTTGCTTCTATGTATATACTTCAGCAGAAACTAGGCCAtcaattcgaaaacaaattgtatggGCAAGTGTCTTTTCGGCAACTTGTATTGCATACGCAAGCTTGGAGGATCCCACACAGCTTGAATTTCGCTTTGGCACATTATTAACAACTCTATTAGCATGTTTAGTGGGATCACCAATGTTAGGAGTAGGTGAGATTATCAGAAAGAAAAGTGCAGCAAATCTCCCTTTTCCCATCATTCTATGCGGAACAATGGTTGCAGCTTTATGGCTAACTTATgggatttctttaaaaaatcaaattttaatt TACCAAAATGCATTCCTGCTGCTATTAAGCGCACCTCAATTGTTTCTATGTTTCATATATCCAGGACCACCCAACAATGATGAGACAGACAGTGAAAAATTACTCAAGAAGAGGAAATAA